From the Lathyrus oleraceus cultivar Zhongwan6 chromosome 4, CAAS_Psat_ZW6_1.0, whole genome shotgun sequence genome, one window contains:
- the LOC127073794 gene encoding malate dehydrogenase, chloroplastic — translation MATAASAATFSIGTAQTGRSLSPSNPFGFKSNSQVNFSGLKAMSSFSGNETCAALRATFAPKAVKENQNRNHILQPQASYKVALLGAAGGIGQPLALLIKMSPLVSDLHLYDIANVKGVAADISHCNTPSKVADFTGAAELANCLKGVDVVVIPAGVPRKPGMTRDDLFNINAGIVRDLVSAVADNCPGAFIHIISNPVNSTVPIAAEILKQKGVYDPKKLFGVSTLDVVRANTFVAQRKNLRLIDVDVPVVGGHAGITILPLLSKTKPSASFTDEEIEELTVRIQNAGTEVVEAKAGAGSATLSMAYAAARFVESSLRALDGDADVYECSYVQSDLTDLPFFASRVKIGRKGVEAFIPTDLQGLSEYEQKALEALKPELKASIEKGVAFAQKQTVVA, via the coding sequence ATGGCAACAGCAGCATCAGCAGCTACTTTTTCTATTGGAACCGCCCAAACAGGGAGGTCACTTTCTCCATCAAACCCTTTTGGTTTCAAATCCAATTCCCAGGTTAATTTCTCTGGCCTCAAGGCCATGTCATCTTTCTCTGGCAACGAAACTTGTGCTGCTCTTCGTGCAACTTTTGCTCCCAAAGCTGTAAAAGAAAACCAAAACCGAAACCACATCTTGCAGCCACAGGCATCCTACAAAGTAGCGCTTCTCGGTGCTGCCGGAGGGATTGGTCAGCCACTGGCACTTCTCATCAAGATGTCGCCTTTGGTATCCGACCTGCATCTCTATGATATCGCGAACGTTAAGGGAGTTGCTGCTGATATTAGTCATTGCAACACTCCTTCAAAAGTTGCGGATTTCACAGGAGCTGCTGAGTTAGCCAATTGTTTGAAAGGTGTGGATGTTGTTGTTATACCTGCTGGTGTTCCTAGGAAACCCGGGATGACTCGTGATGATCTTTTCAACATCAATGCCGGTATAGTTAGAGACTTGGTCTCTGCCGTTGCAGATAATTGCCCTGGGGCTTTTATTCATATTATTAGTAATCCGGTGAATTCTACTGTGCCTATTGCTGCTGAAATTCTGAAACAAAAAGGTGTCTATGATCCTAAAAAGCTCTTTGGTGTTAGCACACTTGATGTTGTGAGGGCAAACACCTTTGTTGCTCAGAGAAAGAACTTGAGGCTGATTGATGTAGATGTCCCTGTTGTTGGGGGGCATGCTGGGATTACCATTCTTCCTCTTTTGTCAAAGACAAAACCCTCGGCGAGTTTCACTGATGAAGAAATTGAGGAGCTGACTGTCAGGATTCAAAATGCTGGAACTGAAGTTGTTGAGGCAAAAGCTGGTGCAGGGTCTGCAACTTTGTCAATGGCTTATGCAGCAGCTAGATTTGTTGAATCCTCTCTTCGTGCGCTTGACGGAGATGCTGATGTGTACGAGTGCTCATATGTACAGTCAGATCTGACTGACCTTCCGTTTTTTGCTTCAAGGGTGAAGATTGGTAGGAAAGGAGTCGAGGCTTTCATTCCAACTGATCTCCAAGGATTGAGTGAGTACGAGCAGAAGGCTTTGGAAGCACTCAAGCCAGAACTTAAGGCCAGTATCGAGAAGGGGGTTGCTTTTGCTCAAAAGCAAACTGTTGTCGCTTAA